A portion of the Achromobacter sp. MFA1 R4 genome contains these proteins:
- a CDS encoding acyl carrier protein — translation MHTEQELHTKIGEIVESIVMKKVTPDTQLIATGLVDSLAAVDITLAVESEYGCSIPAPEIAEHLQSVRVLAGYVAAHTS, via the coding sequence ATGCACACCGAGCAAGAACTCCACACCAAGATCGGCGAGATCGTCGAGTCGATCGTCATGAAGAAAGTCACCCCCGACACGCAACTGATTGCCACCGGCCTGGTCGATTCGCTCGCCGCCGTGGACATCACGCTGGCTGTCGAGTCCGAGTACGGATGCAGCATTCCGGCTCCCGAAATCGCAGAGCACCTTCAGTCGGTCCGCGTGTTAGCCGGCTATGTCGCTGCCCATACTTCGTAA
- a CDS encoding YggT family protein, whose translation MLGEIFRFLLEIVFTLFGAALIARAWMHAIRLHPFNPLARAIYGATNWLVMPLRKIIPAGNKIDWTSLVCAWLAALVYLVLLWLVAIGALIPVALLPAAMGSALIMTAKWALNLVVWLTLIQAVLSWVNPMAPMMPLLQSLTAPLLDPIRRVLPRTSIDFSPLILLIAAQILLMVLARLSYGMMGV comes from the coding sequence ATGCTCGGTGAAATCTTCCGCTTCCTTCTCGAAATCGTGTTCACGCTGTTCGGCGCGGCGCTGATTGCCCGCGCCTGGATGCACGCGATACGGCTGCACCCCTTCAATCCGTTGGCGCGCGCGATCTACGGGGCGACCAACTGGCTGGTGATGCCGCTGCGCAAGATCATCCCCGCCGGGAACAAGATCGACTGGACCAGCCTGGTCTGCGCATGGCTTGCCGCGCTGGTCTATCTGGTGCTGCTGTGGCTGGTGGCCATCGGCGCGCTGATTCCCGTCGCCCTGCTGCCCGCCGCCATGGGCTCGGCCCTGATCATGACCGCGAAGTGGGCGCTCAACCTGGTGGTCTGGCTGACGCTGATCCAGGCAGTGCTGTCGTGGGTCAACCCGATGGCGCCCATGATGCCGCTGCTGCAGTCGCTGACCGCCCCGCTGCTCGACCCCATCCGCCGCGTCCTGCCGCGGACCTCGATCGACTTCTCCCCGCTCATTCTCCTGATCGCGGCCCAGATCCTGCTGATGGTCCTGGCCCGCCTGAGCTACGGCATGATGGGCGTGTAA
- a CDS encoding MBOAT family O-acyltransferase produces the protein MELFASLSFFGGALFGGLGLVAYRSSGMPLRIGYRHIIGVICLGVWMAVFWARPYQPIALLAISGGALWAMRRNYIPTWLAVIITMTPLLLVKTGVSHLGAMLGLSFATFRAIDVLLFAPRNERVSPLDYFIYLFFPLTLLAGPMYRWRAFQADLKRGYEGVNLNTWLTGLELIMVGVIQKFGLAELVWRYGLATLDAHDYSFTGVALNASLYSAYLFFDFAGYSTMAIGIGMLFGFTLPINFRNPLATLNPQDFWRRWHISLSEWLRDVVFMPIYKALSKTRFFGRHRLAAQNIGIFATLLAMGVWNGLSLHYIVSGLMFGLYSVGHNLLINAARTRPALQALLARPVMRFLGRVLTLILAALALYVFSGRSPI, from the coding sequence ATGGAACTGTTCGCAAGCTTGAGCTTCTTCGGCGGCGCCCTGTTCGGCGGCCTGGGCCTGGTCGCGTACCGGTCGTCCGGCATGCCGCTGCGCATCGGCTATCGCCACATCATCGGGGTCATCTGCCTGGGCGTCTGGATGGCGGTGTTCTGGGCGCGGCCCTATCAGCCCATCGCGCTGCTCGCCATCTCGGGCGGGGCGCTGTGGGCGATGCGCCGCAATTACATCCCCACGTGGCTCGCCGTGATCATCACCATGACGCCGCTGCTGCTGGTCAAGACGGGGGTGTCGCATCTGGGCGCCATGCTCGGGCTGTCGTTCGCCACCTTCCGCGCCATCGACGTGCTGCTGTTCGCGCCGCGCAACGAGCGCGTCTCGCCGCTCGATTACTTCATCTATCTGTTTTTCCCGCTGACGCTGCTGGCCGGTCCCATGTACCGCTGGCGCGCTTTCCAGGCCGACCTGAAGCGCGGCTATGAAGGCGTCAACCTGAACACCTGGCTGACCGGGCTGGAGCTCATCATGGTGGGCGTGATCCAGAAGTTCGGCCTGGCCGAGCTGGTCTGGCGGTACGGCCTGGCGACGCTGGACGCGCACGACTATTCGTTCACCGGGGTGGCGCTGAACGCGTCGCTCTACAGCGCCTATCTGTTCTTCGATTTCGCGGGCTATTCGACGATGGCGATCGGGATCGGCATGCTGTTCGGCTTTACCCTGCCGATCAACTTCCGCAATCCGCTGGCGACCCTCAATCCGCAGGATTTCTGGCGGCGCTGGCACATCAGCCTGTCGGAATGGCTGCGCGACGTCGTGTTCATGCCCATCTACAAGGCCCTGAGCAAGACCCGGTTCTTCGGCCGGCATCGCCTGGCCGCGCAGAACATCGGCATCTTCGCGACCCTGCTGGCCATGGGCGTCTGGAACGGCCTGTCGCTGCACTACATCGTCAGCGGCCTGATGTTCGGCCTGTATTCGGTGGGGCACAACCTGCTGATCAACGCCGCGCGCACCCGGCCGGCCCTGCAGGCGCTGCTGGCGCGTCCCGTCATGCGCTTTCTCGGGCGCGTGCTCACCCTGATCCTGGCCGCGCTGGCGCTGTACGTCTTCAGCGGCCGCAGCCCTATCTGA
- a CDS encoding D-alanine--poly(phosphoribitol) ligase, whose protein sequence is MRFDLKSFQFVDDGRASDALAVAAADRSLTWAQLRAESHAWADAARAHGVAPDVPVAIYGHKEAAFFVAMVGALLIGAPFVPVDTIYPPERLRRIAEIVRPAAVFDAATGRFTPGEGAMLEERGLAYVMFTSGSTGDPKGVQIGRESVGLLGDWMLGSFGLGDAPVFMNQAPFSFDLSMYEVFATLASGGSCVLNAREQIAAPGPWMDRLASHGITVWVSTPSFAHQQLANRDFSPATLPTLRTFLFCGEPLPAALARKLRQRFPDASILNTYGPTEATVATTWIEVTDAVLAAYDPLPVGRAKPDSVLLVDEGEICIVGDHVMRGYLNRADLNAAKLYTYADGRRAFRTGDLGQMEAGGLLFCRGRMDDQIKLNGYRIELAEIDEALHGLPGVQGSACAVLRRPDGTAVRLIGFVTGVDVLGAEAALLAPDALSGWKERLAGRLPPYMVPSELVACAALPMSNNHKIDRKKLIEIYSAIPV, encoded by the coding sequence ATGCGTTTCGACTTGAAGTCCTTCCAGTTCGTCGACGACGGACGCGCGAGCGACGCGCTGGCCGTGGCCGCCGCGGACCGCAGCCTGACCTGGGCGCAGTTGCGCGCCGAATCCCACGCCTGGGCCGACGCGGCGCGCGCGCACGGGGTGGCGCCCGACGTGCCGGTGGCGATCTACGGACACAAGGAAGCCGCGTTCTTCGTCGCCATGGTCGGCGCGCTCCTCATCGGCGCCCCGTTCGTGCCCGTGGACACCATCTATCCGCCCGAACGCCTGCGCCGCATCGCCGAAATCGTGCGCCCGGCCGCCGTGTTCGACGCCGCGACGGGCCGTTTCACGCCGGGCGAGGGCGCCATGCTGGAGGAGCGGGGCCTGGCCTACGTGATGTTCACCTCCGGCAGCACGGGTGATCCCAAGGGGGTGCAGATCGGCCGCGAAAGCGTCGGCCTGCTCGGCGACTGGATGCTGGGCAGCTTCGGGCTGGGCGATGCGCCCGTCTTCATGAACCAGGCGCCGTTCAGCTTCGACCTGTCCATGTACGAGGTCTTTGCCACGCTGGCGTCGGGCGGCAGCTGCGTGCTCAATGCGCGCGAGCAGATCGCCGCGCCTGGCCCGTGGATGGACCGGCTGGCCAGCCACGGCATTACCGTGTGGGTGTCCACGCCCTCGTTTGCGCATCAGCAACTGGCCAACCGCGATTTCTCGCCGGCGACCTTGCCCACGCTGCGCACCTTCCTGTTCTGCGGCGAACCGCTGCCGGCGGCGCTGGCCAGGAAGTTGCGCCAGCGCTTTCCGGACGCGTCCATTCTCAACACCTACGGGCCGACCGAGGCCACGGTGGCGACCACCTGGATCGAAGTCACCGACGCGGTGCTGGCGGCGTACGACCCGCTGCCCGTCGGACGCGCCAAGCCCGACAGCGTGCTGCTGGTGGATGAAGGCGAAATCTGCATCGTGGGCGACCACGTCATGCGCGGCTACCTGAATCGCGCCGACCTGAACGCGGCCAAGCTCTACACCTATGCCGACGGCCGCCGTGCGTTCCGCACGGGGGACCTGGGGCAGATGGAAGCGGGCGGGCTGCTGTTCTGCCGCGGCCGGATGGATGACCAGATCAAGCTCAACGGCTACCGCATCGAGCTGGCCGAGATCGACGAGGCGCTGCATGGCCTGCCGGGCGTGCAGGGCAGCGCCTGCGCGGTGCTGCGCCGGCCTGACGGCACGGCGGTGCGCCTGATTGGATTCGTGACCGGCGTGGATGTGTTGGGCGCGGAGGCGGCGCTGCTGGCGCCGGACGCGCTGTCCGGCTGGAAGGAGCGGCTGGCCGGGCGCCTGCCGCCCTACATGGTGCCGTCCGAGCTGGTGGCCTGCGCGGCCTTGCCCATGTCGAACAACCACAAGATCGATCGCAAGAAGCTGATCGAGATCTACAGCGCGATTCCGGTGTAG
- a CDS encoding ribonucleotide-diphosphate reductase subunit beta has product MINWDDDTIATQPAQPAAPAAGGQAAPEVRAATGVFGDSAMPTPAAPEHAAGLAASGAATSQRVKVADKRIINGQTDVNQLVPFKYKWAWEKYLATCANHWMPQEINMSRDIALWKNPNGLTEDERRIVKRNLGFFVTADSLAANNIVLGTYRHITAPECRQFLLRQAFEEAIHTHAYQYIVESLDLDEAEIFNAYNEVPSIRAKDEFLIPFIDAIADPNFKTGTPEADQTLLKSLIVFACLMEGLFFYVGFTQILALGRQNKMTGAAEQYMYILRDESMHCNFGIDLINTVKLENPHLWTPEFREEIRELFRKAVELEYAYAEDTMPRGVLGLNAPMFKSYLRFIANRRCQQIGIEPLYPQEENPFPWMAEMIDLKKERNFFETRVIEYQTGGTLSWE; this is encoded by the coding sequence ATGATTAATTGGGACGACGACACCATCGCCACGCAACCTGCACAACCTGCCGCGCCCGCGGCGGGCGGTCAGGCTGCGCCCGAAGTCCGGGCGGCGACGGGTGTGTTCGGCGACTCCGCCATGCCCACGCCCGCCGCGCCTGAACACGCGGCCGGGCTGGCCGCCAGCGGCGCGGCAACCTCGCAGCGCGTCAAGGTTGCCGACAAGCGCATCATCAATGGCCAGACCGACGTCAACCAGCTTGTGCCCTTCAAGTACAAGTGGGCGTGGGAAAAGTACCTGGCCACTTGCGCCAACCACTGGATGCCGCAAGAGATCAACATGTCGCGCGACATCGCCCTCTGGAAGAACCCCAACGGGCTCACCGAGGACGAGCGCCGCATCGTCAAGCGCAACCTCGGCTTCTTCGTGACCGCCGACTCGCTGGCCGCCAACAACATCGTGCTGGGCACCTACCGCCACATCACGGCTCCCGAATGCCGCCAGTTCCTGCTGCGCCAGGCCTTCGAAGAAGCCATCCACACGCACGCCTATCAATACATCGTCGAAAGCCTGGACCTGGACGAAGCCGAGATCTTCAACGCTTACAACGAAGTGCCGTCCATCCGCGCCAAAGACGAGTTCCTGATCCCGTTCATCGACGCGATCGCGGATCCCAACTTCAAGACGGGCACGCCCGAAGCCGACCAGACGCTGCTCAAGTCCCTGATCGTCTTCGCTTGCCTGATGGAAGGCCTGTTCTTCTACGTTGGCTTCACGCAGATCCTGGCGCTTGGCCGCCAGAACAAGATGACGGGCGCAGCCGAGCAGTACATGTACATCCTTCGCGATGAATCCATGCACTGCAACTTCGGCATCGATCTCATCAACACCGTCAAACTGGAAAATCCGCATCTGTGGACGCCGGAATTCCGCGAAGAAATTCGAGAACTCTTCCGCAAAGCGGTCGAACTCGAATACGCTTACGCCGAAGACACGATGCCGCGCGGCGTGTTGGGCTTGAACGCACCCATGTTCAAATCCTACCTGCGCTTCATCGCGAACCGTCGTTGCCAGCAAATCGGTATCGAACCGCTGTACCCGCAGGAAGAAAATCCCTTCCCGTGGATGGCGGAAATGATCGACCTTAAAAAGGAACGCAACTTTTTTGAAACTCGCGTGATCGAATACCAAACCGGTGGCACGCTGAGCTGGGAGTAA
- a CDS encoding histone H1-like DNA-binding protein yields MATAKKAVKKAAAKKPAAKKAVAKKAAPAKKAAVKKVAVKKVAAAKKPAVKKVAAKKPAVKKVAAKKPAAKKVVAKKAVAKKAVAKKAPAAKKAVAKKAVAKKVVAKKAVAKKAVAKKAVAKKAVAKKAVAKKAVAKKAVAKKAVAKKAPAAKKAVAKKAVAKKAPAAKKAVAKKAVAKKAPAAKKAPAAKPAVAAKKPAAAKKPAAKKAAPKKPATPPTTAAAPGAKTALNPAASWPFPTGGRP; encoded by the coding sequence ATGGCAACAGCCAAGAAAGCCGTAAAGAAAGCAGCGGCCAAGAAACCCGCCGCGAAGAAGGCAGTAGCGAAGAAGGCCGCACCGGCCAAGAAAGCTGCCGTCAAGAAAGTCGCCGTGAAGAAAGTCGCAGCCGCCAAGAAGCCGGCCGTGAAGAAGGTTGCCGCCAAGAAGCCGGCCGTGAAGAAGGTTGCCGCCAAGAAGCCGGCCGCCAAGAAGGTCGTCGCCAAGAAAGCGGTAGCCAAGAAGGCCGTCGCCAAGAAGGCCCCGGCCGCCAAGAAGGCCGTTGCCAAGAAGGCAGTCGCCAAGAAGGTCGTCGCCAAGAAAGCTGTCGCCAAGAAGGCCGTAGCCAAGAAGGCCGTTGCCAAGAAAGCGGTTGCCAAGAAGGCCGTCGCCAAGAAGGCCGTTGCCAAGAAAGCGGTAGCCAAGAAGGCCGTCGCCAAGAAGGCCCCGGCTGCCAAGAAGGCCGTTGCCAAGAAAGCCGTAGCCAAGAAGGCCCCGGCCGCCAAGAAGGCGGTTGCCAAGAAGGCCGTCGCCAAGAAGGCCCCGGCTGCCAAGAAGGCTCCCGCTGCCAAGCCGGCTGTTGCCGCCAAGAAGCCTGCCGCCGCGAAGAAGCCTGCTGCAAAGAAGGCCGCTCCGAAGAAGCCCGCCACGCCGCCCACCACGGCTGCCGCCCCGGGCGCGAAGACCGCGCTGAACCCCGCCGCGTCGTGGCCCTTCCCGACGGGCGGTCGTCCCTAA
- a CDS encoding D-alanyl-lipoteichoic acid biosynthesis protein DltD: MSLPILRNTRFLSHAAAAATAVALAVAAYCGADDLLSRVVNPASSRSAVAADKSNYLPNLGPDWGTQHVNLNRLGNALSDGTLVVLGSSELSSHDLRFVPYRFFPQELKVPTLAYGHAMFQSYGIVSVLESVADSLTPNTRLVIMLSPAWFASGGQLPRSAFAEHVTGPVWDRLWDQPSTREQMQNWISDNANWGLLWLIANGQVSELKDKLALWWEARKEPAPDKPRSKLSVPAHRYVSWPKSARLDSGQWSRITHEAREVERTLGGNNPYDVRDDYYKQYLAPLYSPARNEFADVDPITRTELGDLSRVMALLQKRKVKAYFVIQPFNPKLILDVERFDPVVDAITGMCTRYQMGCLDLYSIPFEPGMLRDDMHLAELGWAMADQGIAEYFSR; encoded by the coding sequence ATGTCGCTGCCCATACTTCGTAATACCCGCTTCCTGTCGCACGCCGCCGCGGCAGCGACGGCCGTGGCGTTGGCGGTGGCCGCGTATTGCGGCGCGGACGACCTGCTCTCCCGCGTCGTCAATCCCGCGTCCTCGCGGTCCGCCGTGGCGGCCGACAAGAGCAATTACCTGCCCAACCTTGGCCCGGACTGGGGCACCCAGCACGTCAACCTGAACCGCCTGGGCAATGCCCTGAGCGATGGCACGCTGGTGGTCCTTGGTTCGTCCGAACTCTCCAGCCACGACCTGCGCTTCGTTCCCTACCGCTTCTTCCCGCAAGAGTTGAAGGTGCCCACGCTCGCCTACGGGCACGCGATGTTCCAGTCCTATGGCATCGTCAGCGTGCTGGAATCGGTGGCCGATTCGCTCACGCCCAATACGCGGCTGGTGATCATGCTGTCCCCGGCCTGGTTCGCGTCCGGCGGCCAGCTTCCGCGCAGCGCCTTCGCCGAACACGTCACGGGCCCGGTCTGGGACCGGCTGTGGGACCAGCCCAGCACGCGCGAGCAGATGCAGAACTGGATCAGCGACAACGCGAACTGGGGTCTGCTGTGGCTCATCGCCAATGGCCAGGTTTCCGAACTCAAGGACAAGCTGGCGCTCTGGTGGGAGGCCCGCAAGGAGCCGGCCCCCGACAAGCCGCGCAGCAAGCTGTCCGTCCCCGCGCATCGCTATGTGTCGTGGCCCAAGTCCGCCCGCCTGGATAGCGGGCAGTGGTCCAGGATCACGCACGAGGCGCGCGAGGTCGAGCGCACCCTGGGCGGCAACAACCCCTACGACGTGCGCGACGACTACTACAAGCAGTACCTCGCGCCGCTGTACTCGCCCGCGCGCAACGAATTCGCCGACGTCGATCCGATCACCCGCACCGAACTCGGCGACCTCTCTCGCGTGATGGCCTTGCTGCAAAAGCGCAAGGTCAAGGCGTACTTCGTGATCCAGCCGTTCAATCCCAAGCTCATCCTGGACGTCGAACGGTTCGATCCGGTGGTGGACGCCATCACTGGCATGTGCACGCGCTATCAGATGGGGTGCCTGGATCTCTACAGCATTCCCTTTGAACCAGGAATGTTGCGCGACGACATGCACCTGGCCGAACTTGGCTGGGCCATGGCCGACCAAGGCATTGCGGAGTACTTTTCCCGATGA
- a CDS encoding ribonucleoside-diphosphate reductase subunit alpha, translating into MQTTIASVTRPSAVPPSQSDSPADANGGKWASYNIIRRNGSVVGFEPSKIAIAMTKAFLAVNGGQGAASARVRELVETLTAQAVNALVRNRPNGGTFHIEDIQDQVELALMRSGEHDVARAYVLYREKRTQERAAAAAAEGQQKAAAPQEHVLNVTDGGVRRPLDVAELRATIVAAGEGLSEFIDAEAILKETVKNLYDGIPVDEVFKSAILSARAQVEKDPAYSQVTARLLLHTIRKEVLGEEVSQDGMATRYAEYLPTFIARGIEGGLLSPELASYDLTKLGKALNAKRDLQFGYLGLQTLYDRYFLHIRGTRIELPQVFFMRVAMGLALRETDREARAIEFYEILSSFDFMSSTPTLFNSGTLHSQLSSCYLTTVSDDLEGIYDAIKENALLAKYAGGLGNDWTPVRALRSHIKGTNGESQGVVPFLKVVNDTAVAVNQGGKRKGAVCTYLETWHLDIEEFLELRKNTGDERRRTHDMNTANWIPDLFMKRVMEGGEWTLFSPSDCPDLHDKVGRAFEEAYVGYEARVASGELKLFKKMPALTLWRKMLSMLFETGHPWITFKDPCNIRSPQQHVGVVHSSNLCTEITLNTNESEIAVCNLGSVNLVAHMKPAAGGGFELDHDKIKRTVSIAMRMLDNVIDINYYAVDKARNSNARHRPVGMGIMGFQDCLQMMRVPYASQAAVEFADRSMEAVCYHAYYASSLLAEERGRYQSYEGSLWSRGILPQDTLKMLRDERGGHVDVDESSTLDWDALRARIKEHGMRNSNCIAIAPTATISNIIGVSACIEPTFQNLYVKSNLSGEFTVVNDYLVRDLKKLGLWDEVMVADLKYFDGSLSRIDRVPSELRELYATAFEVEPRWLVECASRRQKWIDQAQSLNIYMAGASGKKLDDTYKLAWTRGLKTTYYLRTLGATSAEKSTGRGGELNAVSAGGVSTASAVAAAPVLPEPEVLGAVCTMRPGDPGFEECEACQ; encoded by the coding sequence ATGCAGACTACGATCGCCTCTGTGACCCGGCCTTCGGCCGTGCCGCCCTCTCAATCCGATTCTCCCGCCGACGCCAATGGCGGAAAATGGGCCAGCTACAACATCATCCGCCGCAATGGCTCGGTGGTCGGCTTTGAGCCCAGCAAGATCGCCATCGCCATGACCAAGGCCTTCCTGGCCGTCAATGGCGGACAAGGCGCTGCCTCCGCCCGTGTGCGTGAGCTGGTCGAAACGCTGACCGCCCAGGCCGTCAACGCGCTGGTGCGCAACCGCCCGAACGGCGGCACCTTCCACATCGAAGACATCCAGGACCAGGTCGAACTGGCGCTGATGCGCTCGGGCGAGCATGACGTCGCGCGCGCCTATGTCCTGTACCGCGAAAAGCGCACCCAGGAGCGCGCCGCCGCCGCGGCCGCCGAAGGCCAGCAGAAGGCCGCCGCGCCGCAGGAGCACGTGTTGAACGTCACCGATGGCGGCGTGCGCCGCCCGCTGGACGTGGCCGAACTGCGCGCCACCATCGTGGCGGCCGGCGAAGGCCTGTCGGAATTCATCGACGCCGAAGCCATCCTGAAGGAAACGGTCAAGAACCTGTACGACGGCATCCCCGTCGACGAAGTCTTCAAGTCGGCCATCCTGTCGGCGCGCGCCCAGGTGGAAAAGGACCCGGCCTACAGCCAGGTCACCGCTCGCCTGCTGCTGCACACGATCCGCAAGGAAGTCCTGGGCGAAGAAGTCTCGCAGGACGGCATGGCCACGCGCTACGCCGAATACCTCCCCACGTTCATCGCCCGCGGCATCGAAGGCGGCCTGCTGTCGCCCGAACTGGCCAGCTATGACCTGACCAAGCTGGGCAAGGCGCTGAACGCCAAGCGCGACCTGCAATTCGGCTACCTCGGCCTGCAGACGCTGTACGACCGCTACTTCCTGCACATCCGCGGCACCCGCATCGAACTGCCGCAGGTCTTCTTCATGCGCGTGGCCATGGGCCTGGCGCTGCGCGAGACCGACCGCGAAGCGCGCGCCATCGAGTTCTACGAGATCCTGTCCTCGTTCGACTTCATGAGCTCCACGCCCACGCTGTTCAACTCGGGCACGCTGCACTCGCAGTTGTCGTCGTGCTACCTGACCACCGTCTCCGACGACCTGGAAGGCATCTACGACGCCATCAAGGAAAACGCGCTGCTGGCCAAGTACGCCGGCGGCCTGGGCAACGACTGGACCCCGGTCCGCGCGCTGCGCAGCCACATCAAGGGCACCAACGGCGAAAGCCAGGGCGTCGTCCCGTTCCTGAAGGTCGTCAACGACACCGCCGTCGCGGTGAACCAGGGTGGCAAGCGCAAGGGTGCGGTCTGCACGTACCTCGAAACGTGGCACCTGGACATCGAAGAATTCCTGGAACTGCGCAAGAACACCGGCGACGAACGCCGCCGCACGCACGACATGAACACGGCGAACTGGATTCCCGACCTGTTCATGAAGCGCGTCATGGAAGGCGGTGAATGGACGCTGTTCTCGCCGTCCGACTGCCCCGACCTGCACGACAAGGTTGGCCGCGCCTTCGAAGAAGCCTACGTGGGCTACGAAGCCCGCGTCGCCAGCGGCGAACTGAAGCTCTTCAAGAAGATGCCGGCGCTGACGCTGTGGCGCAAGATGCTGTCGATGCTGTTCGAAACCGGCCACCCGTGGATCACGTTCAAGGATCCGTGCAACATCCGTTCGCCGCAGCAGCACGTGGGCGTCGTCCACAGCTCGAACCTGTGCACCGAGATCACGCTGAACACCAACGAATCTGAAATCGCGGTTTGCAATCTGGGTTCCGTGAACCTGGTCGCACACATGAAGCCGGCTGCCGGCGGCGGTTTCGAACTCGACCACGACAAGATCAAGCGCACCGTGAGCATCGCCATGCGCATGCTCGACAACGTGATCGACATCAACTACTACGCCGTCGACAAGGCCCGCAATTCCAACGCGCGCCATCGTCCGGTGGGCATGGGCATCATGGGCTTCCAGGACTGCCTGCAGATGATGCGCGTGCCTTACGCATCGCAAGCCGCCGTCGAATTCGCCGATCGTTCGATGGAAGCCGTGTGCTATCACGCGTACTACGCATCGAGCCTGCTCGCCGAAGAACGCGGCCGCTATCAATCGTACGAAGGCTCGCTGTGGTCGCGCGGCATCTTGCCGCAAGACACGTTGAAGATGCTGCGTGATGAACGTGGTGGTCACGTCGACGTCGATGAATCGAGCACGCTCGATTGGGATGCGTTGCGCGCGCGCATCAAAGAACATGGCATGCGCAACTCCAATTGCATCGCAATCGCCCCAACCGCCACTATTTCCAATATCATTGGCGTATCTGCGTGCATCGAACCCACTTTCCAGAACTTGTACGTCAAATCGAATCTCTCCGGCGAGTTCACGGTCGTTAACGATTACCTCGTGCGTGACCTGAAGAAACTCGGTCTCTGGGACGAAGTCATGGTCGCCGACCTCAAGTACTTCGACGGCAGCCTGTCCCGCATCGATCGCGTACCTTCCGAACTCCGCGAACTCTACGCCACCGCGTTCGAAGTCGAACCGCGCTGGCTGGTTGAATGCGCGTCGCGCCGCCAGAAGTGGATCGATCAAGCCCAGTCGTTGAACATCTACATGGCTGGCGCATCGGGCAAGAAACTGGACGACACCTACAAGCTGGCATGGACGCGTGGCCTGAAGACCACGTACTACCTGCGCACCCTGGGCGCCACCAGCGCCGAGAAGTCCACGGGACGCGGCGGCGAACTGAACGCCGTCAGCGCCGGTGGCGTGTCCACTGCCTCCGCCGTTGCCGCAGCACCTGTTTTGCCGGAACCCGAAGTTCTCGGGGCGGTTTGCACCATGCGGCCGGGCGACCCCGGCTTCGAAGAGTGCGAAGCCTGCCAATAA